Part of the Lolium rigidum isolate FL_2022 chromosome 6, APGP_CSIRO_Lrig_0.1, whole genome shotgun sequence genome, GGCACGAACCTGGCCCTTGTAAGGTGACACAACGCCCACGCCGAGCTTGCTCCGTGTGTCAACACACTCTAAAGCAGAGATCAGTGATGAGTGAAAGCAAAAGGGATCATCCCTCGTGTGCTACTAATGAACAATGAAGCTAGAGGCCGTACCTTTGAACAGCTTTTGCACAATCCGGATCACCGCAGCAACCTCAATGGTGTTGATTAGGCTCTTGTCGTGCTTGCCCGAGCTTTCCTTCCCGCCCTCAATGTTGATGAACGAGTATGAACCATACATTGGGCCAGTCAGATGCCTCCTCTCATAGTTTCTGTGCAGGACGTTCTCACCATCAGCGATCTGGTCACCGTAAAAGCTTGACACAGGGAACTTGCTTATCCCAGGATGCATCCTGTACTGTACTGCACATCAAGAAGGTGCTTATGATGGCCCAGAGAACTCAGCCTCTCAAACAGGCTCCTTCCAAAGTCGGCTTCCTCACATACCTGCAAGAGTAAAATTGTTGCAGCTAGGGATCAGCAGGCAAAAGAGGCAACAAGATTCAAGTTCAACTTATAGCTCTTAAGAACATAAGATCACCTTGCTTTTGACAAGTGCTGGTAGCTGACATTCATCTCCAATGAGAACAGCAAGACAGATCCCAGGAATCTGCAGAGGTATCAGCGATTCACACTCCTTTAGCTGCACTGCCTCGTCAACCACAAGGAGGTCAAACGGCTCAGCCTTTTGCAGGTAGAGCAAACGAGATGAGCTTGAGTCTGCCCGGGCGTTCGGTCTGTTCGGTTTGCTCGGTCCGGTCTTTTAGGTCTTCTAGAATTTCGGTCATCCAAAAATGCTACCTGTATTACCTTCGGTCTTTCCGGTCTTTTTGTATTCGGTCTTCGGTCTTTTCGGTTCGGTCTTCGGTCATGACCATATAGACCAAAAAGAGAAAATGGCAGCACAACGCAATGATCATTTCAGGCGTTTGCACCACAAAAATAACAGCAGAAGTATATAAAAAATTGGTTCAGTTCATCCTCATGTACATATTGGTTCAGGTCATCTTCGGATTCTTGTCATCTAAAAAGAAGCAGCAAAGAAACATTTAATTCACTCTCCATTTATCTGTGCGGACAGGCTTAATCTCAATAGGAAATACACATCCCTGGAATACAAAGTGACCAGCAAAATTAAACTGAAATAATACTCCTTGTCAACACGGGACATTCGTTTCAGCAATCTGCTCACTATTAGATGACAATGAATATCTCAATATGAAGATCTACAATTCGTATACATGCCTAATACTTACGGTACATGGTAGATAAAATCGATTGAGTCACGCAGGAGATAAATAAATCGAGTATAGCAGCAGCTCAACCTTATTCGATCCATCAGCCAAATCAAAGGGCAACTTGTATTTGTATGGGGAAACACGCGGGGCGACTAGCGTCTGGCGACGTGGTGGTGCAGCGGCGGCGCTGTGTCTTGTGGCCTTGTGGGGCTGCCGGCGCCCGAGGTAGGAGATGCAGCGAGGACTGCGGGGTCGACCTTGAGCGCGGGGATGGCAACCAGGTGGCGTCGCGGCGGGGTAAACACTGATGGCCAGGCGGTGTGCGCTGCCGGCGAGCAGGGCTGGAGATGTGGCGGCGGCTGACGCTAGGGCATGACATCTCTCCTCTGGTTGTCGGCAGGTGAAGAAAAAAGGGGATGGACGGGAAGTTGAGAGGTGGGAGAAAGAAggggaattttatttttttgccccTTTTTACTTGGTACCTCTATGATTTGCCCTCAATTACTTTGCAATAGATTTTTTGCCCCTCTTTACTTGGGCGCTTTAACAATTTgcccttttctgattttttatttatttgaacATCAGGCTAAGAACCCTGGACCAATATACCCCGATCTAAACGTTCTTGTAATTCGTCCTCTTTTGCTAAGCCATGGCGGCGCCGCCAATGTCAGAACTTGTCTCAGGCCCTCCGGCCATTGTGGAGCCGCACTTCGGCGACGCCGACGACATGCGGTGCAACTCCTCCACGCGACGCGACACGACAACACATCCGTAACAAAGCACTTGTGCAGGAAGAGCAcactgccgccgccaccctcccGCGTGGCGCCGCCTTCCCCAACCTTCGCGAGCTCGTCCGCGGTGCGCGCGCGATAGAACGGAAGGTGGTCGGGAGGAGAGTAGGGAGTCACGGCCGGAGGAGAGCGGGGAAAGGATCTGGGCCGAGCAGCACGGCATTTGGGGAAGAAACGTCGGTTCCACGCGGGCGGCGCTGCTCGATTTAGGAGCTTGGGACGGGAAGGCATGGATGGTGGGCGGAGTGGAGCGGGACCGCGTCGGAGGAGGGGGAGAAGGCGGACGATCTGGGAAGTGGAGGGGAGGGTAGCGAGTGGTGTAGTTGGCCGGCGACAGGGGTCGTGTGGCACAACGCCGGCGCCATGGAAGAAAGCAGTTGTGCAGGGCGCGTGAAGTATTTCCTGAGGCTCAGATACCATGTATAAACAGTTAGTCGAGTGCTTATTTAATTTTTATAAACAATTTCAATTATTATAACGTTATTCAAAGCAATGTAGTTGTATTATGACAATAATATCATGTTATTGTGTTCCGTATTATCATGCTATAGCACATTATAATATTCTTGAtttgatttgaatttgaattttcataCTGAGTtcaaattatatatgtgcattgaaaatgaaatttgaatacccgtggcaacgcacgggcatttctaCTAGTAGAATAGAAATGACTCCCTGTCCCATATAAACCACACATGCCCATCTGTTCGACTTAGGTGTCACACGTTGCAGATTCATAGACATAGTGCATGAAAATTACTAACAAACTTGGACACGGTGTCCTGCGCAACGGTGACTGATGAAATCCTCATAGACTATTGGCACTTGCAGCGACAGCAGGCAGTGTCACGGCACCCAGGGTCGGCCACCCACTACGTTAACCCCGTGTCTTCTCTTGTGTATCGTGATCACCGGTAATGAGGCGACGGCTCCCACTCACAACGACTGAGGCAGGAAGAGGGCAACGAGCTAGCCGGCAAACCTTTTTTGTCTGCTCGGAACGCGCGGGGCCGATTCAGGCGAGCACCATCCTCTCCGGCGGCAATGCATTCATTGGCCGTTGCAGTCTGCAGAGCGAGGAAGACGGATCCGAGTGTCCGAGGCGAGATCTGGATCGTGGGCTTGGCTGTTCCTCACCTGGGAATGCAAGATGATGCTGACCCGGGCCATGTTACCTTTGTCTCGTCTCGTGCAAACTTCCGATTCGATCGGAGGAGGCGGCAGCCAGTCCGTTAAATGTTCCTTTTAGCTGTCGTGTTTCCCTTCGGGATAGAATGAGTAGTAGGCTTCGGTGAAGGTAATTCTAAGTgatttgctacaattaagtttgtGCTCAGTTAAGTTCTACGCTATTAGATTTGTTCGTCTGACAAAGCAGATGTTTTCGATGGAGTACGGAATTATGAATGAAAATCTTAATATGTGTACATGTCTTATGTGCACATGTAAATTTCATGAAAAAAACAGACAAATAGTGTGtggcatgtgtaaacaaaaattTGATTCTCCACGTATCTTTTTTAGAGCATAATAACTTCGTGAAATCTTGTAAGCATGCAAAAGGCTTGAACATTTACGTTGCAGAAAATTAGATTATTTACATttattaaaatattttatttcatTTACTATGCACATGAGGAGCATATGCTCACGGTAACCCGAACGTCGTCCAAACTTGTATTCGTCAATATGGCTTTCATATAGATCTCTATTTTCAAAATGCGAAAATAATATTTATTACGGCACTACATAGATGTATAATTCTATTAGATATATATTGATTTAGAAGCTACACAACAAAGACAAATATGTCACTAGAACATAAATAAAAATCACTTTTGATCTAAATATTTGTCTGTTTTGTAGAACACGTCCTAAATTAGTTATCAcaactttttttttaaataaggGAACCTATGCAATGAATCGTGTCTAGATATATCCGTATATAGACCAAATTTGACCAAACCCGCGACAACTAAGTTGGGACTGAGGAAGTATATACATGCATACTACACaactacatgtatacttacaaaatgATCAACTTTTTCAGAATTTCTGATTACTATTttccattttaaaatgttaaaaactcCATGTCTGACCTCGTCTTCTATGAGCATGTCTCACGCTTGTGTTGAAACAACCTCTGTATGCAGCCTTCTACGTCGTTACACCTGGCAAAATATTGTTtaatgtcatatttatgtgtgcACATTAGGTGGCAATTTTAGTGTTGATCAATAATTTGTGTGCTTTATTTATATAAGCACATTAGGTGGCAATTTTGGTGTTGAAAAACAATCATTTGTGTGCCTTGCAATTTTGTAGTAGACCATTTATAGTATATTTGCAGGAAAATACACTCGTCAACCCATGCGATTTTACCTTCGACGCCAAGTCCAAAAATACAAGTCGAACACGAAACTTAACATGAAAGGTCCATGTACCCAAAATCAATGTCAAAACAAAACCTAGTATGTGGAAAATAGAAACGGGGGGCACATAAATTCGAAATTCTCCGCCCACACTTGCTTTCATTCACCGCAGCCTCTCTCCTCCGTCAATTCCCTACGCCATCGTGCGCATCCAAGGTCAAGACAACGCAGCTCCTTCTAAATCCAAATCAAGACAAAGAGAAAACCCAGCTGGGACTCGCCTCAAATGCGCCGGCCACGCGCCGCCCCCGCACGATGAGCCTCGCGGTGACGGACGCCGGCGGCGACCTCTTCGCCGCCAACCTCAAGGGCGCgctcctcgccgtcgcctcctccgccTTCGTCGGGGTCAGCTTCATCGTCAAGAAGAAGGgcctccgccgcgccggcgccgccggcgcccgaGCAGGTCCGCTCCCCACATGCCCTGCTGTCCTTTTCGTTCCTCTCGCTCTAGCTCTGGGTCTTTCTGGTTCCCTTCGTGAGAAAGGCGGATCCTTTGTGCCCAGTTCGGCCGATTCCGTGTATCGGATGATGTGACCTTCCCTGTCCTCTGAAAATTGCAGGTGTCGGAGGGTATGGGTACCTCTGGGAGCCGCTCTGGTGGGTCGGGATGGTCACCAGTAAGCCTCCATGATCCTCATGTCCTTCATTTgttcctgatgatcatatgagaaCTGGATTGAAATGTTTCAGCAAAATTGCAACTTTTCAGTGCTTGTTGGGGAGACGGCCAATTTCGTGGCCTACATGTTTGCGCCAGCCGTCCTCGTCGCGCCGCTGGGCGCACTCAGCATTATTGTCAGGTACAATGGCCACGTTTCAGTTCCCTTGTATAACGTTTTGTCAGGTACCATTCTAAGATGTGCACATGCGTGCTTCTGTGATGATCAGTGCTGTTCTAGCCCATTTCATGCTGGATGAGAAGTTGCAGCGGGTGGGCGTCCTGGGCTGTATTCTCTGCATTGTTGGGTCGACGGTGATCATCCTCCATGCCCCCGAGGAGAGGTCCCCGAGCTCGGTGGAGCAGATTTGGGGCTTGGCAACACAACCTAGTAAGTTTCCATGCTACCTCCATTTGGCTGGCTACTTGCCTTCATAATGAACTTGTCTCTTGACATTTTTCCTGTAACGTTGTTGCAGCCTTCCTTTGCTATGCTGCTCTGGCAGTGGCTATGTCATTGTTTCTTATGCTATATTGTGCTCCACGGTATGGGCAGGCAAACATTATGGTGTATGTTGGTATTTGCTCAGTTGTTGGATCCCTGACGGTAAATGTTCTGCATATACGCCTCTGGTTTCTTATTGGTTTGTTGCTATATATATGAGAAAATAACATATGTTTGATGCTGTGTCGTGTTAGGTAATGAGCATCAAGGCTGTGGGCATTGCAGTTAAACTTACCATTCAGGGTGAAAACCAGGCCGGGTATTTCCAGACGTGGCTGTTTGTGACGGTTTCAGCTATATGCTTAATTATCCAGTTAGTTTACCTGAACAAGGTGCTTACTGTACCTGAATTTTGCTTGAAGCTCTGTTAGATAATGTTTCATGGGCTGTGCCGACCATATCCTAATATTCTGACCACAACATACGTGTTATGTTAACTTTCAGGCATTGGATACTTTCAATACAGCACTTGTTTCTCCCATCTATTATGCCATGTTCACAACCCTCACTATTTTAGCAAGTGGCATAATGTTCAAGGTGAGGATTTTAACTATACCCCGTCTAATCAAAGACATCAGTTGTCCTTCGCCCCGGTATTAATTGGTTAGTTTCTTTCTGTTTTTTCGAATATCCAGGATTGGTCTGGGCAGAGCGCAAGCGTTATTGCCTCTGAGACGTGTGGATTTCTTACAGTTCTTGCTGGTATTGTTGTGCTACATTCTACAAGAGAACCTGATCAGACTATGTCCGGAGGTACATGCTTGTGAAGCTTGGTACAATTGCAGCACAAATATATCTTATTCCAACACACTGATCATTTCTCTCTCCATATCACTGCAGACCTTTACACACCTCTCCCTCCAAAGATATACTGGCACATTCAAGGAAATGGTGATGTAGGGAAACAAAAGGAGGACGACTTGCTTCCCCGCGACTTTATCACTGTCGTGCGACAAGACTACTTTGTCTAGAAAATTTCCAGGACGGCATAGTGTTTCATGTGCCAATGCTAATTCCCTCCAGACCTTCATGTGCCAATGCTATAATTCCCTCTAGACCTTCATGTGGAGATGAAGCCTGTTGTTCACAATATAACCCTCGCAAGACCATCTTGATACCAATGACCAAGGAAGTGTAAAATTTTGTAGAGATCATGGTGTACCATGACCGGTCATTTGCATCCAAGCGAAGATGCTGTAGGAAGTTTATCAGGGTGTAGATTTTCCTGTCGTCTGATGTGAATATCAAGCATACAAGGGTTACTATTCCTAGTGTGACATTTTGTTAACCCTTGTTGGCTCCGGGGTGTTTGTCAATTTATGTTTTGAGGTTGCATTTGTACAGTCCATTGTGTCTCTGTCCATCAGAAGTAGAACACGATTTGTCAGCTCCATCTTGACGGTCATTCTGTTTTGCCTGCGTGATTAAAGGTTTCTCTCCTGCTTGTTCATTCTGCTGTACCGTTCGGGTGTATATTAATACAGTATGATATATATGACATGTTAAATATGATCAGGTTTTCATCATACCATCCTACCTTTATGAACAGAGAACGATATCTCAACTCTCAAGTCCAACTCATGCTTGACAGTTGTCAAAAACTGGATGCAACAGAACATTTGAGAAAACAGGCAAAAAAATGGACTGGAATGGAAATTCAGTGAAACGGCTTTTCTTCTGATTCAGTTTGTTCGGTGCAACGCAGTGCGGCAGTGGTGGTTCAGGGTAAAATGTACTAGTACTAGATTGATAGGCCTCTGTTCAAGTTTTAACCCAGGAAATCTGTTCCAAGCTTTTTCTCCCTTGGCAGTATCTTTGGAGCATTGAGCCACACGTTTTCGCTTCCTGTGTGACAGTTATCGTAAGACTTGCCTGTAGACAACGAAACAGAGCTCTTTGGAGAGAAAATGCGAGCTCCTTCGTTGATGAAGAGAGTACCTGGCCTGTCTTGCTTCACCTCAGACGAAACTGGAGAAATAACTGCCAAATGACTAGAACCAAACTTTGATCCACCTGAGCAAACAGACAGTTCAAGTAAACAATGCACCAGACCAAACTATCTTACGTATGGAATGGAACAGGGGGAGTACATTTTACAGCGATGAGACGAAAGTGACGCACGGCAAGGCGAGCTTCAGTATGTAGTATACGAGAGGCCTTACTCTTGCAGCAACATGATCCCCCGTTCGTTATGGTTCTGGGATGGCGAACAAAACTTCCGATTGTGACCAAAACTAGGTGTCCTCTCTAAAAGTTAGTGTAAAACCATATGTATATATAagttcttgtttgctttatatatATATTCCATTTACACAGCTATCATTCACCTGCTAGCAAATAGCAATACCAGTAATACATAATTACCCTTACAACATGGCTCCGTATAAAACACACCAGAGAATAAAATCGTGACAATGACCAGAGGCTCCACAGTAGTAGATGCTGAATTGCTGACTACGTATAAGAAAGTAGATGCCGAGTAAGCAGCATACTACTTGGCTACTTGCACAGCAACAGTCCGTGCACTGGAGGTGTTAGGCGACCCAAAGCTCATGCAACGCGTGGAGCTGTCCCAGAGAGGTAGATTTTAGAGACAGACGATACATCTCCTTCAGCTTTGCGGCGTCTCCTCTGCTGCTGGTGTTGGCCTGACCGGCAGAAGCTGCTGGCCTGCCTGTGCTGATGCCGGGCAGTGATGCTGCCAACATGCTCTTCAGCAGGCTCTGTAGCTGGATCCAAAACTTAGGCTTTATGTCCAGGTTCACATCGTTTGAGTATTCCTCGTTCGCCTCGACCACATGGCGCCCTTCCAGCAAGTGCATCAGCGCGGCTTCAAGCATCTGTGAAGAAGATACAAAATTAGAATAATTCTGATACCAAAACAACTTATGTTCCATATACACAGCTAATAGATTCTAGGTCTACATACACAGGATGGCAAGAGTAACACATAAGTGAACGCAGTCTCATAGTCTCAAGCTTAATGATCAACCAGTCTCAACCTACGGGGGCAGCGAACTACTGTGATTTGTTCACTGCTACTTCTTTATATAAGGCATATAACTACTACTGCTTGGC contains:
- the LOC124661640 gene encoding probable magnesium transporter NIPA6, translated to MSLAVTDAGGDLFAANLKGALLAVASSAFVGVSFIVKKKGLRRAGAAGARAGVGGYGYLWEPLWWVGMVTMLVGETANFVAYMFAPAVLVAPLGALSIIVSAVLAHFMLDEKLQRVGVLGCILCIVGSTVIILHAPEERSPSSVEQIWGLATQPTFLCYAALAVAMSLFLMLYCAPRYGQANIMVYVGICSVVGSLTVMSIKAVGIAVKLTIQGENQAGYFQTWLFVTVSAICLIIQLVYLNKALDTFNTALVSPIYYAMFTTLTILASGIMFKDWSGQSASVIASETCGFLTVLAGIVVLHSTREPDQTMSGDLYTPLPPKIYWHIQGNGDVGKQKEDDLLPRDFITVVRQDYFV